One genomic window of Polaromonas sp. SP1 includes the following:
- a CDS encoding YbaB/EbfC family nucleoid-associated protein, translated as MFNKGQLAGLMKQAQAMQDNLKKAQEELAFVEVTAEAGAGLVKVTMTCKHDVKRVEIDPSLLADDKDMLEDLVAAAFNAAVRKAEEVSQEKMGKLTAGMPGLPGGMKLPF; from the coding sequence ATGTTTAACAAAGGACAACTCGCAGGCCTCATGAAGCAGGCGCAGGCGATGCAGGACAACCTCAAGAAGGCCCAGGAAGAGCTGGCGTTTGTCGAAGTCACCGCCGAAGCCGGCGCCGGCCTGGTGAAGGTCACCATGACCTGCAAGCACGACGTCAAGCGCGTTGAAATCGACCCCAGCCTGCTGGCGGACGACAAGGACATGCTGGAAGACCTGGTCGCCGCGGCGTTTAACGCGGCCGTGCGCAAGGCCGAAGAAGTGAGCCAGGAAAAGATGGGCAAGCTGACGGCCGGGATGCCAGGCCTGCCCGGCGGCATGAAGCTGCCCTTTTAA
- the recR gene encoding recombination mediator RecR, with protein MADSNALEGLTQALRKLPGVGAKSAARMAFHLLQHDKPGALQIARAMEHAVNSVKHCSLCNTLTEQELCSTCANPQRDRSKLCVVETPADQAALERTLAYKGLYFVLMGKLSPLDGIGPNDIGLQKLFDRVVPKDARGEALPPASREVQEVILATNFTAEGEATAHVIAQALKSRGVQVTRLARGVPVGSELEYVDLGTIAHALVDRR; from the coding sequence ATGGCTGACTCCAACGCCCTTGAAGGCCTGACCCAGGCGCTGCGCAAGCTGCCGGGTGTGGGCGCGAAGTCGGCTGCGCGCATGGCGTTTCACCTGCTGCAGCACGACAAGCCTGGCGCCTTGCAGATCGCCAGGGCGATGGAGCATGCCGTCAACAGCGTGAAGCACTGCAGCTTGTGCAACACCCTGACAGAGCAGGAGCTTTGCTCCACCTGCGCCAATCCGCAACGCGATCGCAGCAAGCTCTGTGTGGTCGAGACGCCCGCGGACCAGGCAGCGCTGGAGCGCACGCTGGCCTACAAGGGCCTTTACTTCGTCCTCATGGGCAAGCTCAGCCCGCTCGACGGCATCGGCCCCAACGACATCGGCCTGCAAAAACTGTTTGACCGTGTGGTGCCGAAAGATGCACGCGGCGAGGCGCTGCCGCCCGCGTCACGCGAAGTGCAGGAAGTGATCCTGGCGACCAATTTCACGGCCGAGGGCGAGGCCACGGCCCATGTGATCGCCCAGGCGCTCAAAAGCCGCGGCGTGCAGGTCACGCGCCTGGCGCGCGGTGTGCCCGTAGGCAGCGAGCTTGAATACGTCGACCTGGGCACGATTGCCCATGCACTGGTGGACCGCCGCTAA
- a CDS encoding MAPEG family protein: MTFARFTIAYWCVLIMALMPIACAALAKYGMMSTPRRDGGYDNHNPRGWLARQSDWRGRANAAQANTFESLPFFFAAVIIAHLLQAGQTRLDILALLFVFLRIAYIMMYVADLAKARSAIWAVALFINICILFSGYR; the protein is encoded by the coding sequence ATGACATTCGCACGCTTCACCATCGCCTACTGGTGTGTCCTGATCATGGCTTTGATGCCGATTGCCTGCGCCGCCCTGGCCAAGTACGGGATGATGAGCACGCCACGGCGAGACGGCGGCTACGACAACCACAACCCGCGCGGCTGGCTGGCGCGGCAAAGTGACTGGCGCGGCCGTGCCAATGCGGCGCAGGCCAATACCTTCGAATCGCTGCCGTTTTTCTTTGCTGCTGTCATCATTGCGCACCTGCTGCAGGCCGGGCAGACGCGGCTGGACATCCTGGCGCTGCTCTTCGTGTTCCTGCGCATCGCCTACATCATGATGTACGTAGCCGACCTCGCCAAAGCCCGCTCGGCGATCTGGGCTGTCGCGCTGTTCATCAATATCTGCATTCTGTTTTCGGGCTATCGCTGA